CTTGCTTTGAGTGACCAGTTTGGGATATTTGGTCGCTACGGCTATGGCAGCTATCCTGATACAACCCTTGGCGACATTCATCCAAACTACTGGATGGCAGGTATTTCACTTCAAGACTTGTTCGTTCCTGGCGCTTTAACCGGAATTGCCGTTGGTCAGCCCTTTATTGACAATGCTGTTGGAAATGCTACTCAAACTAATATTGAATTGTTCTACAATTTGCCAATCAACCATAACATTCGCGTTACACCTTTACTTCAAATTGTTATTGATCCAGGTAATCAAGATAGCAACGGCACAATCGTGACAGGTACATTACGAACCGTTTTCAACTTTTAATCCTTGTTAAGTTACCGATGAAAAAAGTCATTATTACTTTGTCAATGTCCATCTTCTTTGTCGCGCTTGCCTTTTGCTCTAGTGCAATCGCCGTCTCGTCAGATTCAGGTATTAGCTTGAGCAGATCGAACGAAGGTAGAACGGTGGCGATCGGTAAAGATTTATTTACGTTCAAGCATACCTTCGAGAATACGTTGAAAGATGTCTCGATTATTGAAATTACCCATCCACCACATCAAGGCTTGGCATTTCTCTTGAAGAAACATACGTTTGACGTTGCAGGAAACTTCTACGTTATCTCTGGAGAATTTGAGTTCTTTGGTATTCAGTCGAACGACTCAATTCAAGTGAGAGCAGGCGATTTTGTACATGTGCAGCCTGGAATTGTTCACAGCTACAGACACATTGGAGCAGAGTTAGGAAAGGTGCTAGTCGTGACAGCTTCTACAGGCTTTCAAGACTTTCTAGAAGAGGTTGGAACTTGGGTAGCTGATCCAACGATCGCACCCTCTCCAACTCGCCGTCCAGATATAGTCGATATTGAGAAAATTGTCTCGATCGCTAAAAAGCACGGTATCAAGTTCTTTAACTAATTCACTTTCGGAAATTATGAAGCCACCTCAAGCGAACCGATTCTCCCAACCCTCTAACCTGTACTTCGATCGCAACTTCCAGATTATTTGTGCAGTTTCGCTTGTCGCAGTCCTGGGTGTTTCTAGCGTGACACCCGCTTTTCCTGCCCTGGCTCAAGCGCTCAAAATTGCGCCTCAGAATATTGGGTTACTGGTCACTGTTTTTACTTTGCCAACTCTACTATTAGGACCAGTGATTGGTGTGTTTGCCGACCGCCTGGGTCGAAAGAAAATTCTGATTCCAGCTTTGTTTTTATTTGCGATTGCTGGAGCCGCCTGTGCGATCGCACCCAACCTTTCGGTGTTGCTGGTACTACGATGCCTGCAAGGCATTGGAGCTGCACCCCTGTTGTCGTTGAGCTTAACATTAATTGGAGACTTCTATGTTGGGGATCAGCGGGCAACGGCAATGGGTTACAACTCCAGTATCAGCAGTGTGGGAACAGCTATTTATCCAACATTAGGTGGTGCTTTAGCCGTTTGGGGCTGGTACTACCCCTTCTTACTTCCTCTTGTTGCAATTCCGATCGGATTGCTGGTAATATTAATGCTTCGCAATCGGGAGCAGAAGAGCGGTCGTAGTCTAAAAGCTTATCTTAACAATGCGTCACGAGTGCTGAAGAATCGCCAACTGCTAGGGCTATTTATCGGCAGTGCAGCAAATTTTATGTTGCTGTATGGTACTTATATCACTTATCTACCAGAGTTAATTAATCAGTCTTTTAACGCTTCCGCCTTTGCGATTGGATTAATTCTTTCGAGTGTTTCTGTTTCAATTACGCTCGCTTCATCGCAGTTGGGGCGATTAACTCACAAGTTTCCGGCTCCGTTGCTGGTTCGAGCTTCATTTATCTTCTATGCCGTCGCTTTATTAATTATTCCATTTGTATCTTCGCTTTGGTTTCTTTTAATTCCAACAACACTATTTGGTATTGGCGTCGGAATTGGAATGCCAAGCATTCAAACGCTGTTAGCCGAACTCGCACCTCAAGAGTATCTCGCAACCGTTATGGCTGTGAATGGTTCGTTCTTTGGACTCGGGCAAACTTTAGGTCCCTTGATTACAGGTGTCGCATTTGGTGTTGCTGGTATTAATGGCGCGTTTTTTACAGGAGTGGGTTTAGCGCTGGTGATGCTCATTGTATTCCGATTTTGCGGTTGTTTAGGATCGTCGCGTCTAGCATAGCTTGGTATGGCATTGTCAACTTAAAGGAATAAATCCGAAAATCGACATGATGATTCCTGAGTAGGCAGGCTTGGCTAATTTTAAGCAGCAGGTTTGGGACAAGCGACTTCTCTCCAATCCTCAAATCGTTGGCGCAGTTGTTCTCGGTATCGTGATGCGGTGAGTTGATGTTGCTTGGGGTGAAAGTGGTCTCGAATCGGTCCAAAGGCGGAAAGAAATCGTTGCGCTTGCCCTGGAGATTTGAATCGTCGCATTCGTCGCTCTCGTATTCTCTGTCGGTTGATGCGAATTCTCGGCTCGATTGTTCAGCCCCTTGTGCTGTCGATGCTCCACGCTCTTCATCACTCGTTTCTTCGCCGCTTCATAGCTCTTTAACTTATCGGTGACAATCACTCGTGGCACGAAGCCTTGTTTCTTCAGCAGTTTGCGAAAAAAACGCTCTGCCGCCTTAGTACGACAGTTGTAGATCGATAAGAGCTAGAATGTATGTAGAGCAACAGATTTAATCTTATGGTTCTACTACACTCAAACATAAACAAAGCGGATAAACAAGCAGTTGAACCAGTATTGGTAGAGCTTGAAGAGCTGGAAAAACGTATTGCTCCTCGCTTCGCTCGGTTAGAAGCAAGAATTGCAGCGCTGGCATATATCAAAGGACTAATCAGTCCGGTAGAGCGAAAAAACAGCTGGCAATTGGCTGAAGCGATAGGGGATAGAGATCCTTACAGATTTCAGCATTTATTAAATCGTGCTTCTTGGGATGCAGACGCAGTTCGAGACGATTTGAGAGATTATGTAGTGGAACATTTGGGAGATGATAATGCGGTACTAATCGTGGATGAAACTGGATTTTTGAAACAAGGAGATAAATCAGTTGGTGTACAAAGACAATATTCAGGAACGGCAGGAGGAACCCAAAACTGCCAAGTCGGAGTGTTTTTAGTTTATGCCAGCTCTGTGGGTCATACATTTATTGATCGGGAGTTATACTTGCCGAAAAGTTGGACTAATGACCGCCAACGTTGCGAACGAGCCGGTGTACCAGAGAACGTAGAATTTGCGACAAAATTACAATTAGCACGAAAAATGCTGTTGCGAGCTGTAGATGCAAATGTTCCGGCACGATGGGTATGTGCTGATGCATTGTATGGCACTGACCATCGGCTACAGCAATTTATTGAAGCGCGAGGACTGCATTACGTATTAGCAGTAAGTCGTGACCAAACTATCTGGGTGGGCAAGAGTCAACATCGGGTGGATGCGATTATGAGGAAAATGGACTCCTCAGCTTGGCAGACCTTGAGTGCTGGTAATGGTTCGAAGGGGGAACGGCTATATCAATGGGCATTAGCTACATTTGAGCATCCAAAAAACCCCGAGTTACAACGCTTTGTACTAGCGAGAAGAAAGTTAGAAAACCCAACAGAAATTACTTATTATCTAGTTAGTGCGCCCGTTGGTACTAGTCTACAAGAAATAGTAAAGGTTGCTGGTGTACGTTGGACGGTAGTGATATGGAAGTAGTGGTGAGGCTCAAATCCTGTCTAACTCTGCATTGTAGCCATGAATGAAGTACCAAATCGCTCCAATGTGGTTGTTCAGCTTTTTGGAAAATGATAGGCTTTCTCTTACTAACCGAGAAACGCGCTGTCTGAAGGTATTATTCAACCTTTCAATACGATTAGTTAGACCTGTTTCTTTACCAACTGCTCGATGATATTCATGGGGAATAACTGTCTTGTAAGCCTGCCAAAAATCTGTATAGGCAAAGGCAGATTGCTGATAAATCTTTTTGGTAAGGAGACCCATAATTTACTAGCAGATTTTCTGGTTCTATCTCCGATATAGCAACCGATAATTTTTTTCGAGAATTGCGGTCGATTGCTAGCCAGATATAGACCTCATTTTTCTTGCTATTAACAAATGACCACATCTCGTCACATTCAATGGTCAATTCTCCTGTTGACTTTTCTGAAACCTTAATTTGGCGCGGAGTTCGAGCTAGCTTTTGATTGACATAATCTTGCAGCCAAGACCAACTTACTTGAGTCACCCTGGCAATTCCTCGCAGTGATATTCTCTCCAGCAAGAGCCGATCGATCATCTGCTTGGTTTCCTCTGAAACAGATGAATTAGTCGGATCGATCGCAAATTGGCGACCACAGATTTTGCACTGATATTTTGGCTTGCCATTGTGAGTTGAACCATTTTTAATTACATGCTCGGAGCCACAGGTAGGACAGACTCGTTCTGAAGGTTTTCATATATTTTTGGGGATGATTCTATCGCCTCTTGTGTTAATTTAGGTAGTAGTAATACAAATGAGTAAAAAATAAGAAAGCCAAAATTGTTGTCATCAAAAATGCCGAATTGCGGGGGATTACATGAGGATTATTTCCATTAGCTAATATTATAGAGAATGCTGATGAGGCAAGGGTTTTACCTCACCACTACTTCCATACCACTACCCTTATTTTACTCATTTGTATTACTACTACCTAAATTAACACAAGAGGCGATAGAATCATCCCCAAAAATATATGAAAACCTTCAGAACGAGTCTGTCCTACCTGTGGCTCCGAGCATGTAATTAAAAATGGTTCAACTCACAATGGCAAGCCAAAATATCAGTGCAAAATCTGTGGTCGCCAATTTGCGATCGATCCGACTAATTCATCTGTTTCAGAGGAAACCAAGCAGATGATCGATCGGCTCTTGCTGGAGAGAATATCACTGCGAGGAATTGCCAGGGTGACTCAAGTAAGTTGGTCTTGGCTGCAAGATTATGTCAATCAAAAGCTAGCTCGAACTCCGCGCCAAATTAAGGTTTCAGAAAAGTCAACAGGAGAATTGACCATTGAATGTGACGAGATGTGGTCATTTGTTAATAGCAAGAAAAATGAGGTCTATATCTGGCTAGCAATCGACCGCAATTCTCGAAAAATTATCGGTTGCTATATCGGAGATAGAACCAGAAAATCTGCTAGTAAATTATGGGTCTCCTTACCAAAGATTTATCAGCAATCTGCCTTTGCCTATACAGATTTTTGGCAGGCTTACAAGACAGTTATTCCCCATGAATATCATCGAGCAGTTGGTAAAGAAACAGGTCTAACTAATCGTATTGAAAGGTTGAATAATACCTTCAGACAGCGCGTTTCTCGGTTAGTAAGAGAAAGCCTATCATTTTCCAAAAGCTGAACAACCACATTGGAGCGATTTGGTACTTCATTCATGGCTACAATGCAGAGTTAGACAGGATTTGAGCCTCACCACTACTTCCATATCACTACCAGCGCGAGGATGGAGAGATACCGGAACCTGGTGGAATGACTTAGGGCAACAGATGGTGAGTGTAAATCGGTTTGTGGTGTCAGTTGGTGAGTTCATGAGGCGCTCGCTCGATAGCTTCGATGTGGGGCGACAGGTGTGTGAGTCGGGATTGAGAATGTGTCGAGAGCAAATTGAAAGAATTAAACAAAGAAAGAGTCAACAACAACGGGAATGGGCAGTGGCGTTAGCGAAAGCTTAACGTAGTTATCGCACTTTGCTGATTCATTGCAGTCGCCTTAGTTTTGGTCATTGCTTGACGTTGACAAATTGAAGCCTTGGTCAAAGAATCAACCAGTACAACCATGCCGAAAATTCAATCGCACAAAGATACCCAGGATGACATCCAAACTCGAAGCACGGCAGCACACAGTTTCAGAAGAGGCGAGCGCGTGCGTCATCAAGTGACCCAGAAGCTAGGAGTATTCCAAGAACTCAACTTAGGCTTTGCTTTACCGGAAGTGTGGGTACAGTTTGATAGCGAGCGCGAGATCGCCCCTCTTTAATCACTTTAAAGAAGGAAAAATCTAACTCTAAATTGAGATTGCCTATCCCGCGTGACTTTCAGGCTTGATTTTCTAATATCTGACTGCACTTAGAGCATTTTAGCAGAAATCCTTTTGTAGAGCGGGTTCCAGAAATTACTCTCGCCAATGTGATTAAAGAGGGATCGCCGTGACCCTCTCTTGCAATCCGCTCGACTTGGAAAGAGTAACTCCTAGCTGCCAAGAGCGAGAAATACAGTTAGAGTCTGAGCTGTTGGATTTGGAGAATCAGCCTGTAGCAAACGTGGAAGTGTTAGAAGAACTCAGCGAGTCCGAGGCAAAGGAGCGTCACCGACTGGAGTTAAAGGTGGAAAGAGCATTTTACGAAGCGGGGTCGGCGCTGAGGGAACTCAAGCAGAAAAAACTGTATCGCAATACACATTCGACATTTGAGGAGTACTGCAAAGAGCGGTTTGGATATCATCGCCGTCACTCCTATCAATTAATCGATGCCGCAGTCGTCTTTGAAAATTTGTGCGCCATTGGCGCACAAAAAAGTTCAAGCACTAGCGGTAGGCAAATTCTCCCAACTTCAGAGCGGCAAGTTCGCGATTTAGTTAGTTTAGAGCCAGCGCAACAACGAGAAATTTGGTACAGCGCCGTTGCCATTGCTGGAGACAAAGTTCCCAGCAGTCAAATCGTTAAAGGCATTGTCGAACGGCTGAAGGAAAAGCCATTAGGTTATGCTACAGACTTTTGCTGTGTTGGTGATGTGTTTACCCTGACTCGGTTAGAGGGGTGCGAGCGCAGATACAATAATTATCCATGTGTTGCGATCGAGATCGAAGACTTTACCATTGAGGTTGAAGTTTTTGATGGCACAATCGCCATGAAACCAGAGAACCTCAGACCAATCGATGACCCTAATGTTTGTCGTCAACTACCAGCGACAATCAGAAGAATTAGGCAGTTGCGTCAGGTTGGATTGCTCGACCGAGGCGCAGAAGCAGTATTGCAGCATTTAGGACGACAAACGTATCTCACCGATTTGGAAGTAGAGCTACTGACTTTTTTGGAGCAACGTTATGGAATTGATAACTTAAGCAGCAGATGAATCGCTCATTCGATTCCTCAGCTTTCTACACTGGATGGAGCGAGCGCACGAATCAGATTTTCGACATAGCGTGTTGTAGAGCGAGAGTGAATGCGGTAAAAATGTGACGAGCAGAAAATAATAACAATCGGCAATCCTCCAGGGAAAAAGTAACATGACTATAGCAAGAGCAGAGATCGCGCTGAAGTTTAACGAACTACCCCAAGTCAAGCCAGCAGAGAATAAAAAGGTAGAAATTACCCTGACCGACCAAAATGGAGTCACGTTTACCGCTTTGATTAATGCCAAAAGTTGGCGCGCTCGCGGAAGCTGATGCAGTGGCTTTTAGTGAGTGGGGTGGGGCAGTCAGCGGTAAGTTGGGGCAACGTACAGCAGACGGTTTTGAAGTTGTCGAAGCAGGGGTGAGGATTATTTGAGAAAAATCTAAGGAGCCAGCGGCGGAAGTTGTCTCTACCAGTTAATGTCTGTTAGTTGCGCTTCGCACTTTGAGTCGAGCGCGTGGAAGCTAACTGTTAGGAGCAACTTTATCTTTGAACACCTTACCAGGAGCGAAGCCAGGAACGCGAGTGGCAGGGATTGTCATCTTCTGGCCAGATCTGGGATTACGCCCTTCCCTCGCCGAGCGTTGGCGCGGCTCAAAAGAACCAAAACCGACTAAAGAAACTTTATCGCCACTGGAGACGACTTCCACGATCGTCTCGGTTATTGCACTGAGGATAGAATCAGCATCTTTCTTGGTCACGTTAGTTTTAGATGCGATCGCATCAACAAGTTCGGCTTTATTCATTGTAATTATGACTCAATAGGTCGCAGCTATTGTAGTGTAGAAAAAAGGCGATGGCAATTGCAACGCCATAAATTTCATGGATAAAAGTGAAAAACCTCTAAGTTTCGCTTTATTAACTAATATTTGGATATAGAGTTTTGCGGAGGAATAGATGGGCGATCGCAACGCAGGACGACAATGACCGAACGATCGCCTCTGAGTAGATAGTGGTAGCTGTAGCAGCTTGCCGAAACAAAGAAGCGATCGTGGCGAGGGTAAAACGATCGACTCGGAACGGATTTATGTTTCTGCCTGAATCAACCGCAGCAAATCGTCGGTCGAGATCTTGCTACTCATCTGCGTACCTTCAAGCAGACTATCAGCCAAATCTCGCTTGCGGTGATGCAAATCCACAATTTTTTCTTCAATAGTATCCTTCGTGACGAGGCGGTAGATGGTGACTGGGCGTTGCTGTCCGATGCGATGGGCGCGATCTGAAGCTTGATCTTCGACCGCTGGATTCCACCAAGGGTCCATGTGGATGACATAATCGGCAGCAGTGAGGTTCAGCCCCGTACCGCCTGCCTTGAGACTAATCAAAAATACATCTCCTGCCCCAGATTGGAAGGCATCTACCCGTTTTTTCCGCTCTGCTGCGGCAGTGCTGCCATCTAAATATTGGTAAGGGATTTTTTGCGCCTCCAAGTAGTCTCGGATAATGTGCAAATGATCGATAAATTGGCTAAACACCAAAGCTTTATGCTGATTGTCTAGTAATTCTCCTAATACCTCACCAAAAAGTTGTAGTTTGGCGCTCTCGATCGCAGTATCGGGCATGACCAGACGAGCATTGCAACAGGCACGACGCAGTTTCATAATCTCTGCCAAAACTTGCAAGTGTTTCTGTCCGGCAGCTGCTTC
The DNA window shown above is from Chroococcidiopsis sp. SAG 2025 and carries:
- a CDS encoding cupin domain-containing protein, encoding MKKVIITLSMSIFFVALAFCSSAIAVSSDSGISLSRSNEGRTVAIGKDLFTFKHTFENTLKDVSIIEITHPPHQGLAFLLKKHTFDVAGNFYVISGEFEFFGIQSNDSIQVRAGDFVHVQPGIVHSYRHIGAELGKVLVVTASTGFQDFLEEVGTWVADPTIAPSPTRRPDIVDIEKIVSIAKKHGIKFFN
- a CDS encoding MFS transporter translates to MKPPQANRFSQPSNLYFDRNFQIICAVSLVAVLGVSSVTPAFPALAQALKIAPQNIGLLVTVFTLPTLLLGPVIGVFADRLGRKKILIPALFLFAIAGAACAIAPNLSVLLVLRCLQGIGAAPLLSLSLTLIGDFYVGDQRATAMGYNSSISSVGTAIYPTLGGALAVWGWYYPFLLPLVAIPIGLLVILMLRNREQKSGRSLKAYLNNASRVLKNRQLLGLFIGSAANFMLLYGTYITYLPELINQSFNASAFAIGLILSSVSVSITLASSQLGRLTHKFPAPLLVRASFIFYAVALLIIPFVSSLWFLLIPTTLFGIGVGIGMPSIQTLLAELAPQEYLATVMAVNGSFFGLGQTLGPLITGVAFGVAGINGAFFTGVGLALVMLIVFRFCGCLGSSRLA
- a CDS encoding IS701 family transposase → MVLLHSNINKADKQAVEPVLVELEELEKRIAPRFARLEARIAALAYIKGLISPVERKNSWQLAEAIGDRDPYRFQHLLNRASWDADAVRDDLRDYVVEHLGDDNAVLIVDETGFLKQGDKSVGVQRQYSGTAGGTQNCQVGVFLVYASSVGHTFIDRELYLPKSWTNDRQRCERAGVPENVEFATKLQLARKMLLRAVDANVPARWVCADALYGTDHRLQQFIEARGLHYVLAVSRDQTIWVGKSQHRVDAIMRKMDSSAWQTLSAGNGSKGERLYQWALATFEHPKNPELQRFVLARRKLENPTEITYYLVSAPVGTSLQEIVKVAGVRWTVVIWK
- a CDS encoding IS1 family transposase (programmed frameshift), translating into MKNGSTHNGKPKYQCKICGRQFAIDPTNSSVSEETKQMIDRLLLERISLRGIARVTQVSWSWLQDYVNQKLARTPRQIKVSEKSTGELTIECDEMWSFVNSKKNEVYIWLAIDRNSRKIIGCYIGDRTRKSASKLWVSLPKIYQQSAFAYTDFWQAYKTVIPHEYHRAVGKETGLTNRIERLNNTFRQRVSRLVRESLSFSKKLNNHIGAIWYFIHGYNAELDRI
- a CDS encoding HU family DNA-binding protein — translated: MNKAELVDAIASKTNVTKKDADSILSAITETIVEVVSSGDKVSLVGFGSFEPRQRSAREGRNPRSGQKMTIPATRVPGFAPGKVFKDKVAPNS